The Saccharopolyspora gloriosae genome has a segment encoding these proteins:
- a CDS encoding sugar porter family MFS transporter: protein MMSNTLSNDETGAQADAAAVRKAKRFILLVAVISALGGALFGYDTGVISGALLFMTPHFGLTPFLEGLVTSSLLLGAAAGALLGGRIADRAGRRPMLIGAAVVFVVGTLGSALTPDIPILVISRVVLGLAVGAASVVVPLYISEMAPAQVRGRLVTFNELMIVTGQLVAYIVNALLAEAGAWRWMIGLATIPAVLLGVGMLFLPDSPRWYAGKRRFDEARGVLHRARSHDEAEQELAQITAVNDHEPGTSGWRELRSRWLRRVFFIGIGLAVVQQITGVNTIIYFAPTLLTRTGLGEVASIVATISIGAISVLAAFVGLLLMDRVGRRPLLITGQAGVTVCLVLLGLAFLLPGGASWVSYLTLGLMVIYMAFQQSSVSTVTWLMITELFPLKIRGFAMGVAILVLWLTNFLVALVFPPMVAAIGGSATFWVFAAMGIGSLMFSVRFVPETKGRSLEELETDMRQRYA, encoded by the coding sequence ATGATGTCGAATACGCTCTCGAACGACGAGACCGGCGCGCAAGCCGACGCCGCGGCGGTGCGCAAGGCGAAGCGCTTCATCCTGCTCGTCGCCGTGATCTCAGCGCTGGGCGGCGCGCTGTTCGGCTACGACACCGGGGTGATCTCCGGTGCGCTGCTGTTCATGACCCCGCACTTCGGGCTCACCCCGTTCCTCGAGGGGCTGGTCACCAGTTCGCTGCTGCTCGGCGCGGCCGCCGGTGCACTGCTGGGCGGCCGGATCGCGGACCGGGCCGGGCGGCGGCCGATGCTGATCGGCGCGGCAGTGGTGTTCGTGGTGGGCACCCTCGGCTCGGCGCTGACCCCGGACATCCCGATCCTGGTGATCTCTCGCGTGGTCTTGGGACTCGCGGTGGGCGCGGCTTCGGTGGTGGTGCCGCTGTACATCTCCGAGATGGCCCCCGCGCAGGTGCGCGGCAGGCTGGTCACGTTCAACGAGCTGATGATCGTCACCGGTCAACTGGTGGCCTACATCGTGAACGCGTTGCTGGCCGAAGCGGGCGCCTGGCGCTGGATGATCGGACTCGCGACCATCCCGGCGGTGCTGCTGGGAGTGGGCATGTTGTTCCTGCCGGACAGTCCGCGCTGGTACGCGGGCAAACGACGGTTCGACGAAGCCCGTGGCGTGCTGCACCGAGCCCGCTCGCACGACGAGGCCGAGCAGGAACTCGCGCAGATCACCGCCGTCAACGACCACGAGCCCGGCACCTCCGGCTGGCGGGAACTGCGGTCGCGGTGGCTGCGCCGGGTGTTCTTCATCGGTATCGGGCTGGCAGTGGTGCAGCAGATCACCGGCGTGAACACGATCATCTACTTCGCGCCGACGCTGCTCACCCGGACCGGGCTCGGCGAGGTCGCGTCCATCGTGGCGACCATCTCGATCGGCGCGATCTCGGTGCTCGCCGCGTTCGTCGGTCTGCTGCTGATGGACCGGGTCGGCAGGCGGCCGCTGCTGATCACCGGGCAGGCCGGGGTCACGGTATGCCTGGTGCTGCTGGGACTGGCGTTCCTGCTACCGGGCGGGGCGAGCTGGGTCAGCTACCTGACGCTCGGGCTCATGGTCATCTACATGGCGTTCCAGCAGAGCAGCGTCAGCACCGTGACCTGGCTGATGATCACTGAGCTGTTCCCGCTGAAGATCCGCGGTTTCGCGATGGGCGTGGCGATTCTGGTGCTGTGGCTGACGAACTTCCTGGTGGCGCTGGTGTTCCCCCCGATGGTGGCGGCCATCGGCGGCAGCGCGACGTTCTGGGTGTTCGCGGCGATGGGTATCGGCTCGCTGATGTTCAGCGTCCGGTTCGTACCCGAGACCAAGGGCCGCAGCTTGGAAGAACTGGAAACGGACATGCGGCAGCGCTACGCCTAG
- a CDS encoding sugar phosphate isomerase/epimerase, translated as MKIAIDPNMFRFTPLLELPKLVAELGYEWIELSPREDVLPFFRHPRIDDETLRRFRRELDAAGVGISSVLPLYRWSGPDEEEREAAVRYWKRAIEVTSLLGVDAMVSEFNGRPEESSRSEGKFFKSMEELLPIFEREGIALKLEPHPDDFVEDGHVAVDMIRGINSPNVQFLYCAPHTFHMGNDAPGIVRHAGDLLTHVHLADSFDHTASSGLRYIVNPPGSPVRVHQHLDIGQGEVDWDELFDSLREIGFDGTMTVAVFAWEDRARESSTYMREKTAEYLAKW; from the coding sequence GTGAAGATCGCGATCGACCCGAACATGTTCCGGTTCACCCCGCTGCTGGAACTACCGAAACTCGTGGCAGAACTCGGCTACGAGTGGATCGAACTCTCGCCGCGCGAGGACGTGCTGCCGTTCTTCCGCCACCCGCGGATCGACGACGAGACCCTCCGCCGGTTCCGGCGGGAACTCGACGCGGCCGGAGTCGGCATCTCTTCGGTGCTGCCGCTGTACCGCTGGTCCGGCCCCGACGAGGAGGAACGGGAGGCCGCGGTCCGGTATTGGAAACGGGCCATCGAGGTCACTTCGCTGCTCGGCGTCGACGCGATGGTCTCCGAGTTCAACGGCAGGCCCGAGGAATCAAGCCGCAGCGAGGGCAAATTCTTCAAGTCGATGGAGGAGTTGCTGCCGATCTTCGAACGGGAGGGGATCGCGCTCAAGCTTGAACCGCACCCGGACGACTTCGTCGAGGACGGGCACGTGGCGGTCGACATGATCCGCGGCATCAACTCGCCGAACGTGCAATTCCTGTACTGCGCGCCGCACACGTTCCACATGGGCAACGACGCGCCGGGCATCGTCCGGCACGCGGGCGACCTGCTCACCCACGTGCATCTGGCCGACAGTTTCGACCACACCGCCTCGTCCGGGCTGCGCTACATCGTCAACCCGCCCGGGTCCCCTGTCCGCGTCCACCAGCACTTGGACATCGGGCAGGGCGAGGTCGACTGGGACGAGCTCTTCGACTCGCTTCGTGAGATCGGGTTCGACGGAACCATGACCGTCGCCGTGTTCGCCTGGGAGGACCGCGCCCGCGAATCCTCGACGTACATGCGCGAGAAAACGGCCGAATACTTGGCCAAGTGGTGA
- a CDS encoding Gfo/Idh/MocA family protein, giving the protein MSEHDLRVGVVGAGMMGSDHAARIHQRLSGARLVAVGDPDIERAERAVDGVDGARAEADPLAVIESSDVDAVVIASPGPAHEPLLLAAVQRGIPVLCEKPLTPDPVSSLRVVQAEAARGRKLIQIGFMRRFDPEYLNLKELLDAGELGRTLLLHCAHRNPARPPGFSTEMLITDSVVHEFDTTRWLLDAEITAVSVRQQGLVASTEAGVPQIVTIETAGGVLVDVEIFVNCGFGYQVRCEAVCENGTALVGGDSGMRTHHAGRWGGGVAADFRPRFRQAFDAEFQHWVRAARSGGIDGASAWDGYAAAAACEAGVAAQRSGSRTEVTLVERPELYA; this is encoded by the coding sequence ATGAGCGAGCACGACCTCCGGGTCGGCGTGGTCGGAGCCGGAATGATGGGCTCCGACCACGCCGCCCGCATCCACCAACGCCTCAGCGGCGCCCGCCTGGTCGCCGTCGGCGACCCCGACATCGAGCGGGCCGAGCGCGCGGTCGACGGCGTCGACGGCGCACGAGCCGAGGCCGACCCGCTGGCCGTCATCGAATCGTCCGATGTGGACGCCGTGGTGATCGCTTCGCCCGGCCCCGCCCACGAACCGCTGCTGCTGGCGGCGGTGCAACGCGGCATCCCCGTGCTGTGCGAGAAGCCGCTCACCCCCGACCCCGTGTCCTCGCTGCGGGTCGTGCAAGCCGAAGCGGCCCGCGGCCGCAAGCTCATCCAGATCGGCTTCATGCGGCGATTCGACCCGGAATACCTGAACCTCAAGGAATTACTGGACGCCGGCGAACTCGGCCGCACGTTGCTGTTGCACTGCGCGCATCGGAATCCCGCGCGACCACCCGGATTCAGCACCGAAATGCTGATCACCGACTCGGTGGTGCACGAGTTCGACACCACCAGATGGCTGCTCGACGCGGAGATCACCGCGGTGTCCGTCCGGCAGCAAGGACTCGTTGCGAGCACCGAAGCCGGCGTCCCGCAGATCGTGACGATCGAGACCGCCGGTGGTGTGCTCGTCGACGTCGAGATCTTCGTGAACTGCGGATTCGGCTACCAGGTCCGCTGCGAAGCGGTCTGCGAGAACGGCACCGCCCTGGTCGGCGGGGACAGCGGGATGCGCACGCACCACGCCGGCCGCTGGGGCGGGGGCGTCGCCGCCGATTTCCGCCCGCGGTTCCGGCAGGCGTTCGACGCCGAGTTCCAGCACTGGGTGCGGGCGGCCCGATCCGGTGGCATCGACGGAGCCTCCGCCTGGGATGGATACGCCGCCGCGGCGGCTTGCGAAGCGGGCGTGGCGGCGCAGCGATCCGGTTCCCGGACCGAGGTCACCCTCGTCGAACGCCCCGAGCTCTACGCCTGA
- a CDS encoding sugar phosphate isomerase/epimerase, producing the protein MTNGNGAGDRLRVGSAPDSWGVWFPEDAQQTPWQRFLDEVAAAEYRWIELGPYGYLPTDPHRLRDELARRELTLSAGTCFTAFHHGDVWAQTWEHVRQVAELTAALDAKHLVVIPEMWRDPATGEQLEDRALNDGSWRALGTGIDRLAKAVYEEFGLRLQFHPHADSHVDTQQHVERFLEMTDPTLVTLCLDTGHISYCGGDNLELIEKYPSRIGYLHLKQVDPQVLAGVHDDDLPFGPAVRRGVMCEPPNGVPALEPIIEAVRGLDADLFAIVEQDLYPCAPEVPLPIARRTRDYLTRCGAGVR; encoded by the coding sequence ATGACCAACGGCAACGGAGCCGGGGACCGGCTGCGGGTCGGTTCGGCACCGGATTCATGGGGTGTCTGGTTCCCCGAAGACGCGCAGCAGACCCCGTGGCAGCGGTTCCTCGACGAAGTCGCCGCCGCCGAATACCGCTGGATCGAACTCGGCCCGTACGGCTACCTGCCGACCGATCCGCACCGCCTGCGCGACGAACTCGCCCGGCGGGAACTGACCTTGTCCGCGGGCACCTGCTTCACGGCGTTCCACCACGGTGACGTCTGGGCGCAGACCTGGGAGCACGTTCGCCAGGTCGCCGAACTCACCGCCGCGCTGGACGCGAAACATCTTGTGGTGATCCCCGAAATGTGGCGCGACCCCGCCACCGGCGAACAACTCGAGGATCGCGCGCTCAACGACGGTTCCTGGCGTGCGCTGGGCACCGGCATCGACCGGCTCGCCAAGGCGGTGTACGAGGAATTCGGCTTACGCCTGCAGTTCCACCCGCACGCCGACAGCCATGTCGACACCCAGCAGCACGTCGAACGGTTCCTGGAGATGACCGATCCGACGCTGGTGACGTTGTGCCTGGACACCGGGCACATCTCCTACTGCGGCGGGGACAACCTGGAGCTGATCGAGAAGTACCCGAGCCGCATCGGCTACCTGCATCTCAAGCAGGTCGATCCGCAGGTGCTCGCCGGGGTGCACGACGATGATCTGCCCTTCGGCCCGGCGGTGCGGCGCGGCGTGATGTGCGAGCCGCCGAACGGGGTTCCTGCCCTGGAACCGATCATCGAGGCGGTTCGCGGACTCGACGCCGACCTGTTCGCGATCGTCGAACAGGACCTCTACCCGTGCGCACCGGAAGTGCCGCTGCCCATCGCGCGGCGCACCCGCGACTACCTGACCCGATGCGGAGCAGGCGTCCGCTGA
- a CDS encoding GntR family transcriptional regulator, translating into MQHRSPRTTGTSTWDPASRITVDHTSPIPLYHQVATQIEAAIESGDLPVGTRLDNEIELAGRLGLSRPTVRQAIGSLVDKGLVVRKRGAGTQVVFNKVKRSVELSSLFDDLTEIDRSPSTQVLINEVELVPNELTGTLGLTRTDSVLHLERVRYASGEPIARMNNFLPAELIHPSTDSLIERGLYQLLRNAGVPLHAARQTIGARVATKQDAELLDEPEGAALLTMERTTYDQSGRIVEYGSHVYRASRYSFDLSLRGDV; encoded by the coding sequence ATGCAGCACCGATCCCCGCGTACGACCGGGACTTCCACCTGGGACCCGGCCAGCCGGATCACCGTGGACCACACCAGCCCCATCCCGCTGTACCACCAGGTGGCCACCCAGATCGAGGCGGCCATCGAGTCCGGCGACCTGCCGGTCGGCACCCGGCTGGACAACGAGATCGAACTGGCAGGCCGCCTCGGGCTGTCCCGGCCGACGGTCCGGCAGGCCATCGGCTCACTGGTCGACAAGGGCCTCGTCGTGCGCAAGCGCGGCGCGGGGACCCAGGTCGTGTTCAACAAGGTGAAGCGCTCCGTGGAGCTGAGCAGCCTGTTCGACGACCTCACCGAGATCGACCGCAGCCCCAGCACCCAGGTGCTGATCAACGAGGTCGAGCTGGTGCCGAACGAGCTCACCGGCACGCTCGGGCTCACCCGCACCGACAGCGTGCTGCACCTGGAACGCGTCCGGTACGCCAGCGGTGAACCGATCGCGCGGATGAACAACTTCCTGCCCGCCGAACTGATCCACCCCTCGACGGACTCGCTGATCGAGCGCGGGCTCTACCAGCTGCTGCGCAACGCGGGCGTGCCGCTGCACGCCGCGCGCCAAACGATCGGCGCACGCGTCGCGACCAAGCAGGACGCCGAGTTGCTGGACGAGCCCGAGGGCGCGGCGCTGCTGACCATGGAACGCACCACCTACGACCAGTCCGGGCGGATCGTCGAGTACGGCTCGCACGTGTACCGGGCGTCCCGCTATTCGTTCGACCTCTCGCTGCGCGGCGACGTCTGA
- the iolC gene encoding 5-dehydro-2-deoxygluconokinase, translating to MSIPFDVITMGRIGVDVYPLQTGVPLPQVETFGKYLGGSATNVAVAASRLGRATAVISRTGADPFGEYVHQALRGFGVDDRWVTPVERYPTPVTFCELFPPDDFPLYFYRYPKAPDLEIRTGELDLDAVADARIFWITGTGLAEEPSRSATLTALEHRARRGHTVFDLDWRPMFWPDHNEATSWYRRALQHATVAVGNLDECERAVGTRDPDAAADALLAAGVELAVVKQGPNGVLARTATAEVVAPPVPVDVVNGLGAGDAFGGALCHGLLAGWEPARTMRFANAAGALVASRLACSSAMPYVHEIESLLSADRPGATR from the coding sequence ATGAGCATCCCGTTCGACGTCATCACCATGGGCCGTATCGGGGTCGACGTGTACCCGTTGCAGACGGGCGTGCCACTGCCGCAGGTCGAGACGTTCGGCAAGTACCTCGGAGGATCGGCCACGAACGTCGCGGTCGCGGCTTCTCGGCTCGGACGTGCCACGGCGGTGATCAGCCGGACCGGCGCCGATCCGTTCGGTGAATACGTGCACCAGGCATTGCGCGGGTTCGGCGTGGACGATCGCTGGGTCACGCCGGTCGAGCGGTACCCGACTCCGGTGACCTTCTGCGAGCTGTTCCCGCCGGACGATTTCCCGCTGTACTTCTACCGCTATCCGAAGGCCCCGGACTTGGAGATCCGGACCGGTGAACTCGATCTCGACGCCGTCGCCGATGCCCGGATCTTCTGGATCACCGGCACCGGACTCGCCGAGGAACCGAGCAGATCGGCGACCTTGACGGCGCTGGAACATCGGGCGCGGCGTGGGCACACCGTGTTCGACCTGGACTGGCGGCCGATGTTCTGGCCCGATCACAACGAAGCGACCTCCTGGTACCGGCGGGCGCTGCAGCACGCCACCGTCGCGGTCGGCAACCTCGACGAGTGCGAACGGGCCGTCGGCACCCGTGATCCGGACGCAGCCGCCGATGCGCTGCTGGCCGCCGGAGTGGAACTGGCCGTGGTCAAGCAAGGGCCGAACGGGGTGCTCGCGCGCACCGCCACCGCGGAGGTCGTGGCACCACCGGTGCCGGTCGACGTCGTCAACGGTCTCGGCGCCGGCGATGCCTTCGGCGGCGCGCTGTGCCATGGCCTGCTCGCGGGGTGGGAACCGGCGCGCACGATGCGCTTCGCCAACGCCGCCGGGGCATTGGTGGCCTCCCGGCTCGCCTGTTCGTCCGCGATGCCTTACGTGCACGAGATCGAAAGTCTTCTGTCCGCCGACCGCCCCGGTGCCACCCGCTGA
- a CDS encoding deoxyribose-phosphate aldolase, which produces MTTLSITDLTRVRATRPEAIREAAAARRRRPLLSENGRLLVIAADHPARGALGAGDDALAMANRYDLLERLCIALARPGVDGVLGTSDVLDDLLLLGALEDKVVIGSMNRGGLAGAQFELDDRFTGHRAADIEQLRFDGGKLLLRLDYTDPGSLETMCGAAQAVNDLAERGLMAMVEPFLSRRVNGKVRNDLSAEAVTRSIAIAAGLGGTSAYTWLKVPVVDEIERIGPVMETTTLPTVLLGGEVAADQDATFAQWGKALRLPNVQGLVVGRSLLYPPDGDVASAVDTAVRLL; this is translated from the coding sequence GTGACCACTTTGAGCATCACCGATCTCACGCGGGTACGCGCCACTCGCCCGGAGGCGATCCGGGAGGCGGCCGCGGCCCGCCGTCGCAGGCCGCTGTTGAGCGAGAACGGCAGGCTGCTGGTCATCGCCGCCGACCATCCGGCCCGGGGCGCGCTGGGCGCCGGTGACGACGCGCTCGCGATGGCGAACCGGTACGACCTGTTGGAGCGGCTGTGCATCGCGCTCGCGCGGCCAGGAGTCGACGGCGTGCTGGGCACTTCCGACGTGCTCGACGATCTGTTGTTGCTCGGGGCGTTGGAGGACAAGGTCGTGATCGGTTCGATGAACCGGGGCGGGCTGGCCGGAGCACAGTTCGAATTGGACGATCGGTTCACCGGGCACCGCGCGGCGGACATCGAACAATTGCGTTTCGACGGTGGAAAACTCTTGCTGCGCCTCGACTACACCGACCCGGGTTCATTGGAGACGATGTGCGGCGCCGCGCAAGCGGTCAACGATCTCGCCGAACGCGGGCTGATGGCGATGGTCGAACCGTTCCTGTCTCGCCGGGTGAACGGCAAGGTGCGCAACGACCTGTCCGCGGAGGCGGTGACCCGGTCCATCGCGATCGCCGCCGGGCTGGGCGGAACGTCCGCCTACACCTGGCTCAAAGTGCCCGTGGTGGACGAAATCGAGCGGATCGGCCCGGTAATGGAGACCACAACACTGCCCACCGTGCTGCTGGGCGGCGAGGTCGCAGCGGATCAAGACGCGACGTTCGCGCAGTGGGGGAAAGCGCTGCGACTGCCGAACGTGCAGGGGCTCGTCGTAGGTCGGAGCCTGCTCTATCCGCCGGACGGGGATGTGGCCTCAGCGGTGGACACCGCAGTCCGATTGTTGTGA
- the iolB gene encoding 5-deoxy-glucuronate isomerase — MLADNRFYRPAGVAARGDYAVHVDPETAGWGYSSLRVLELEAGAEHELSTEDSEWIVLPLTGGCTVRSEDDSGGETEVFELAGRSSVFRGVTDFAYVPRDSRVRISTEAGGRFALTGAECERRLPARYGAASDVPVELRGAGQASRQVNNFGAAHVFEADRLIAVEVLTPAGNWSSFPPHKHDTEREGESRLEEIYYFEIDAGHGADGVGYQRVYPSGPGRDTDVLAEVRSGDVVLIPDGWHGPSMAVPGYDMYYLNVMAGPSPDRAWLICDDPAHAWVRETWRDQPVDPRLPLYAAPAAEQGRDQR; from the coding sequence GTGTTGGCGGACAACCGTTTCTACCGGCCTGCGGGCGTGGCGGCGCGCGGTGACTACGCCGTGCACGTCGACCCGGAGACTGCCGGGTGGGGCTACTCGTCGTTGCGCGTGCTGGAACTTGAAGCGGGCGCGGAACACGAACTCTCCACTGAGGACAGTGAATGGATCGTGCTGCCGCTCACCGGCGGTTGCACCGTTCGATCCGAGGACGACAGTGGTGGCGAGACCGAGGTGTTCGAACTCGCGGGCCGCAGCAGCGTCTTCCGCGGCGTCACCGATTTCGCCTACGTGCCCAGGGATTCGCGGGTGCGGATCAGCACCGAAGCGGGCGGCAGGTTCGCGCTCACCGGCGCCGAGTGCGAGCGGCGGCTGCCCGCGCGCTACGGCGCGGCCTCCGACGTACCGGTCGAGCTGCGCGGTGCGGGGCAGGCGAGCAGGCAGGTGAACAACTTCGGTGCGGCGCACGTGTTCGAGGCGGACCGGCTGATCGCGGTGGAGGTGCTGACCCCGGCGGGGAACTGGTCGTCCTTCCCGCCGCACAAGCACGACACCGAACGCGAGGGCGAGTCTCGGCTGGAGGAGATCTACTACTTCGAGATCGACGCGGGCCACGGTGCCGACGGGGTCGGCTACCAGCGGGTGTACCCGTCCGGTCCGGGCCGGGACACCGATGTGCTGGCGGAGGTGCGCAGCGGTGACGTGGTGCTGATCCCCGACGGCTGGCACGGTCCGTCGATGGCGGTGCCCGGCTACGACATGTACTACCTGAACGTCATGGCCGGGCCTTCCCCGGACCGGGCATGGCTGATCTGCGACGACCCGGCGCACGCGTGGGTGCGCGAGACTTGGCGGGACCAGCCGGTGGATCCGCGGTTGCCGCTGTACGCGGCTCCGGCCGCTGAGCAGGGGAGGGATCAACGATGA
- the iolD gene encoding 3D-(3,5/4)-trihydroxycyclohexane-1,2-dione acylhydrolase (decyclizing), which produces MTSGTRRLTVAQALVRFLARQHTERDGERVRSIAGCWGIFGHGNVAGVGQALLETPELPYLQGRNEQAMVHAAVGYARQRNRLSTYACTTSIGPGATNLVTGAALATINHLPVLLLPGDVFATRPADPVLQQLELPHARDVSVNDALRPVSRYFDRIWRPEALIPSALEAMRVLTDPVQTGAVTLALPQDVQAEAHDWPEEFFAERTWRVDRPRADPRSLTEAADRIRAARRPLIIAGGGVHHSGAEQALGELAAVTGIPVAETQAGRGSLRYDDPRELGSIGHTGTAASDDVARQADLIIGVGTRYSDFTTASRTLFANPEVRFVNVNIAAADAHKQAAIPVVGDARAVLTELAERLAGHHVAADYVREYRAAASSWAEVVDGVTRAADGAERPGQAEVIGALDQVLDERDVVINAAGSLPEDLNKLWRARQPSQYHVEYGFSCMGYEIPAAIGARLADPDREVFALVGDGTYLMLPTELVTAVQEGIKINLVLVQNHGYASIGGLSEKVGAERFGTAYRFRDQDGRFTGAPLPVDLAANVRSLGVDVLHADTVDELREALRAARAADRPTAVYVETDPEKAQLPPEAWWDVPVAEVSALESTRSARENYEQQKRNQRHHL; this is translated from the coding sequence ATGACCTCGGGAACCAGACGGCTGACCGTCGCGCAGGCGCTGGTGCGGTTCCTGGCGCGGCAGCACACCGAACGCGACGGGGAACGTGTCCGTTCGATCGCCGGATGCTGGGGGATCTTCGGTCACGGCAACGTGGCCGGAGTCGGGCAGGCGCTGCTGGAGACGCCCGAACTGCCGTACCTCCAGGGCCGCAACGAGCAGGCGATGGTGCACGCGGCGGTCGGTTACGCGCGGCAGCGGAACCGGCTTTCCACCTACGCGTGCACGACGTCGATCGGCCCCGGCGCCACGAACCTCGTCACCGGCGCCGCGCTGGCCACGATCAATCACCTGCCGGTGCTCCTGCTGCCCGGGGACGTGTTCGCGACCCGGCCGGCGGATCCGGTGCTGCAACAACTCGAACTGCCGCATGCGCGGGACGTGTCGGTGAACGACGCACTGCGCCCGGTGTCCCGGTACTTCGACCGGATCTGGCGTCCCGAGGCGCTGATCCCGTCCGCGCTGGAGGCGATGCGGGTGCTGACCGACCCGGTGCAGACCGGTGCGGTGACGCTGGCCCTCCCGCAGGACGTGCAGGCCGAAGCGCACGACTGGCCCGAGGAGTTCTTCGCCGAGCGGACCTGGCGGGTGGACCGTCCGCGGGCCGACCCGCGGTCCTTGACCGAAGCGGCCGACCGGATCCGCGCCGCCCGCCGTCCGTTGATCATCGCAGGTGGCGGGGTGCATCACAGCGGGGCGGAGCAGGCGTTGGGCGAGCTCGCCGCGGTCACGGGGATCCCGGTGGCCGAGACGCAGGCGGGACGCGGTTCGCTGCGGTACGACGATCCTCGCGAACTCGGTTCGATCGGGCACACCGGCACCGCGGCCTCCGATGACGTCGCGCGGCAAGCGGACCTGATCATCGGTGTCGGCACCCGTTACTCGGACTTCACCACGGCTTCGCGCACCTTGTTCGCGAATCCCGAGGTGCGGTTCGTGAACGTCAACATCGCCGCGGCGGATGCGCACAAGCAGGCCGCGATACCGGTGGTCGGGGACGCGCGGGCGGTGCTCACCGAACTCGCCGAGCGGTTGGCCGGCCACCACGTCGCCGCGGACTACGTGCGGGAGTACCGCGCGGCGGCGAGCAGCTGGGCCGAGGTCGTGGACGGCGTCACCCGGGCGGCCGACGGCGCGGAGCGACCCGGCCAGGCCGAAGTGATCGGGGCGCTCGACCAGGTCCTCGACGAGCGTGATGTGGTGATCAACGCGGCGGGGTCGTTGCCGGAGGACCTCAACAAGCTGTGGCGGGCCAGGCAACCGAGTCAGTACCACGTGGAGTACGGCTTTTCCTGCATGGGCTATGAGATTCCGGCGGCCATCGGCGCGCGCCTGGCCGATCCGGACCGCGAGGTGTTCGCGCTCGTGGGCGACGGGACGTATCTGATGCTGCCGACGGAACTGGTGACCGCGGTGCAAGAAGGCATCAAGATCAACCTCGTGCTGGTGCAGAACCACGGTTACGCGTCCATCGGCGGCTTGTCGGAGAAGGTCGGTGCGGAACGCTTCGGCACCGCATACCGGTTCCGCGATCAGGACGGCCGGTTCACCGGAGCTCCGCTGCCGGTGGACTTGGCGGCGAACGTGCGGAGCCTCGGCGTGGACGTGTTGCACGCGGACACCGTCGACGAACTGCGCGAGGCGTTGCGCGCCGCGCGGGCGGCGGACCGGCCGACGGCGGTGTACGTGGAAACCGACCCGGAGAAAGCTCAGTTACCGCCCGAGGCGTGGTGGGACGTGCCGGTGGCCGAGGTGTCGGCGCTGGAGAGCACCCGCTCGGCCCGGGAGAACTACGAGCAGCAGAAACGAAACCAGCGGCACCACCTGTGA